The genome window GATTATCGAATTTGAAATTACACAACCCGCGGTAGGTATGCAGATTATGGGACCTCTCGGCGGAGATGATATGGGAATCAATCTTCAGGAAATCATGAGCAATATGATTCCGAAGAAAAAGAAAAAACGGAAAACAAAGATTGCCGACGCCCGGGAGATTCTCGCAAACGAAGAGGCGCAAAAACTGATTGATATGGACAATCTCCATAAAGAAGCAGTCAGTCGTGCTGAAAACAGCGGAATCGTTTTTATCGATGAGATTGACAAAGTTGCCGGCGGAAACAGGGGCGGCGGCCCGGATGTCTCCCGTGAAGGAGTGCAGAGAGACCTTCTTCCAATAGTGGAAGGTTCAACCGTAAACACTAAATACGGCCCGGTTAAAACCGATCATATTCTTTTCATTGCGTCAGGTGCGTTTCATATATCAAAACCATCTGACCTGATCCCGGAACTGCAGGGCAGATTCCCCATTCGTGTGGAACTGAAAAGTCTGACAGAAGAAGATTTTATCAAAATACTCTCTATCCCGCAGAATGCGCTCCTTAAGCAGTATGCTTCCCTGCTTGAAACAGAGGGAGTAAATGTTATATTCAAGGAAGATGGCATCGCTGAGATTGCCAAGATTGCTTTCCAGGTGAATGAACAGGTTGAAAACATCGGGGCAAGACGCCTGCACACTATTCTTTCAACTCTGCTTGATGAAATTCTTTTCGGAGTGCCCGATACCCTGAGTGAAAAAGAATTTGAGATTACCGCTGAACTGGTGCAGAAAAAACTCAGCGTTATCGTTGAAGACCGCGACCTGAGCAAGTTTATACTCTGAGACAGTGAGAAGTTCATACTTCATAATTCACACCTCATAATTTAACCAGGTTGTAGATGAATGAGAAGTTCATACTTCATACTTCATAATTCAACCGGAACATTCGTCCGTTTTAATCGTATAACCTGTACCCGTTTTGGTACTTGAAGAGTCAGCCGGAGGGGTTATATTCAACCGAGAAAAATAAATCATCTGAAAGATTGAAAACCGTTTCATTTGCCCTGATTTCCTTTTTGCTCCTTTGTGCGGCAGTGTATCCGCAGGGAGCCGAATTCCGTATTGGCAGAGTAAAATATGCCGGCGGAGGGGACTGGTATAATGACCCATCCGCAGAGGTGAATCTGCTCAAATTCATTCAGCAGAATAGCTCCATAAAAGTGAAACCTGAGTACTCATTTGTTGAGCTCTCCTCCGATGACATTTTTTATTACCCGTTTCTTTTTCTCACTGGTCACGGCAACATAGTTCTCACAGAAACCGATGCGAATCGGCTGAGGAAATATCTGGAGTCAGGCGGCTTTCTTTATGTGGATGATGACTACGGTCTTGATAATGCTTTCCGCCGGGAACTGAAAAAAGTCTTCCCCGATAAACCGCTGGTTGAACTTCCCTTCAGCCATAAGATATATAACATCATGTATCCTTTCCCTTACGGTCCGCCTAAAACCCATAAGCATGATGAGAAGCCCCCTCAGGGATTCGGTATTCTGATCAATGACCGGGTTGCGCTCTTTTATACCGTTGAGGCAAATCCAAGTGACGGCTGGGCTGATCCTGAGATTCATAAAAATCCGCCTGAAAAGCGTGATGAGGCGCTCAGGTTCGGAGCTAATCTTGTTATTTATGCATTATCACAATAAGCCAGACTATGCATTTTAACGAAGAACTGAACCATCTGACTGACCGGCTCAAAAAATTTGAGAAACGCGGAATTTTTATCCGTTCAGCCCGCGGTATTCAGATTACTCTTATTCTTACTGCAGCACTCTTCCTGATTTTTATTTCAGCAGAAACGCTGTTCCACTTTTCTTCACAGGTGAGAACCGGACTTTTTATGGTCTGGATGCTGGCCTTTCTTTTTTCGCTGTCGTATCATTTCTTCTTCCCTTTTTCGCGGCTCTTCTTCCCGTTTGATGAGGGGAGATATATATCTGCCGCTGAGGAATCGGGAAATTATTTCCCTGAGATAAAGGATACTCTGGCCAACAGTCTTCAGATTGTCCTCTTCGGTGATGAACGCTGGTCTGCCTCGCTGGCAGGGGCTGAATTCAGAAGAGTATATAAAAACACAAAAGATATTCTTTTTCATCAGGCACTTTCGGCTGAACCGGCCAGGAAACTGCTCCTCTATTCTCTGCCGCTGCTGATTCTTGTTCTTACTTTGGTATCATCAGTACCAGCATTCGGAAATGCAGCCCACCGGTTCTTTAATTATAAGCAGGAGTTTATTCCCCCCGCACCGTTTTCGTTTGCAGTTTCCCCGGGCGATGCAAAGGTGACCAAAGGGGAAAGCATTACCATAACGATTCGTGTGATTGGTCAGAAAAAATCGTCAATCGAATTTTTCTTTAAAGATGCAAGCGAAACGGAACTGAATAAGATAACGCTTGATGCAGATTCTGCAGGGTTGTTTACATACCGGTTTGCCTCAGTGAGAAATACCACTATATATCTTGCATCCTCCGGCGATGTTAAAAGCGGACAGTTCACTCTTGAGGTGGTTGACTATCCGGTCATCCGCTCTCTTGAGGCCACCGTAAGCCAGCCCGCCTACTCCGGGCTTCCCCTGCTTGTTCAGCGCGATAACGGCAGTTTTTCTGCCTTGGCGGGAAGCACGCTTAATCTGAAAATTGAAGCTACAAGAAACCTCCTTTCCGCGTGGATTCTGGTGAATGATTCAACAGTCCACCCGCTTAAAACCGACGGGCAAACCGCATCCGGCTCGCTTCGGTTTAAGGAGAGTTTCTCGTATAAGATATATATGACGGATACCGACAGCAACCGCAATATTTCTCCGGTTGAATACAGCATAACAGCCCTGCAGGATGGTTTCCCCCTTATCAGCATGATACAGCCCTCAAAGGATATTAATTTATCTTCAGATCAGCGGGTGCCGCTTCTGCTCGGGGTGAGTGATGATTACGGATTTTCAAAACTTATTCTTCACTACAAACTTGTTTCCTCACGATATGAGCTCCCCTGGCAGGAGTTCCGTCAGATTGAAATTCCCGTTACCAAAGGAATGCGCGAGGGGGATGTTTCATATATATGGAATGTATCAGCGCTGAATCTTGCCACAGAGGATGTTATTTCTTTTTACGCTGAGATATATGATAACGATGCAGTCTCCGGTCCGAAATCAGCTAAATCCGATATCCGGAATCTTCGGCTCCCCTCATTAGATGAACTTTTTGCACAGTCAGACAAATCTCTTGATACTGTTGAAAAAGAGATGAAAGAACTGATGAAGGATGCTGAAGAACTCAAGAAAGAACTGGATAAGATTGACCGTAACTTAAAGCAGGACAAAAAAGAACTTTCTTTTGAAGAAAAAGAGCGCATCGAAAAAGCGGTTGAAAAATTTGAAGAGCTTCAGAAAAGAAGCGAGGAACTGAACCAGAAACTTTCTGAATCAAAAGAAGACCTGCAAAAAAACAATCTCCTCACTCAGGAAACACTTGAAAAGTATATGGAGCTGCAAAACCTGATGGAGCGGCTCAGCAGTGAAGAAATGAAGCGCGCGATGGAAAAGCTGAATCAGTCGCTGCAAACCATGGACCGCAAGCAGGTTCAGCAGGCAATGCAGAATATGCAGTTTGATGAAGAGACCTTCAGAAAAAGTCTTGAGCGCACCATTGAACTTTTTAAACGGGTTCAGGCAGAACAAAAAACCGATGAACTGCTTAAACGCGCGGAAGAATTAGAAAAACAGCAGAAAGAACTCTCTGAGGAATTGAAGAACAATAAAAATCCGCAGAAGAATGATCAGCTTGCCAAAAAGCAGGAAGAAATTTCAAAGCAGTCAGACCAGCTGGAAAAAGAAATGGAAGATCTGCAAAAACTTCTCGAAGAACTGAGCGACCTGCCAAAGGAAGAACTCGATAAATTAAAAGAAGAGTTTGAACAGCAGGAAAACAGCGAACTTTCTGAGCAGGCGAAGCAGGATATACAAAAAAATCAGAACAGCCAGGCGCAGCAGAAGATGCAGCAGCTTTCAAAGAATTTTCAGCAGACAAAAGAAAGTCTGATGAACTTTCAGAACTCTATGCAGCAGGAGACTCAGATGCAGACCTTTATGGATATGATGAAGCTGCTGAATGATATGATTGACCTTTCAAAAAAGGAAGAAGAACTTAAAAATGATCTGCAGCAGGGAAGGCAAAATCACGCTGATGCTGCCCGCGAACAGGAGAAAATCCGTAAATCATTAGAGCAGATGCTCTCTGAAATGGCAGAGCTTTCTAAAAAAACTTTTGCCATTACCCCGGAGATGGGAAAGTCGCTTGGTGATGCAATGCGAAATATGATGCAGGCAATGGAAGCGCTTCAGAACCGTAACGGTCCGCAGGCAGCCAACAATGCAGAAAATGCAATGAAATCATTAAACGATGCCGCATCACTGATGAAGGGTTCAATGGAATCAATGATGTCACAGTCCGGCGGACAGGGTGGCGGAATGATGTCCATGATGCAGCAGCTTGGCCAGATGTCCGGTCAGCAGATGACACTGAACCAGATGACCCAGCAGCTTCAGCAGGGCTCCGGCGGACAGCTAACTCCGCAGCAGCAGGCAGAACTTCAGCGGCTTGCACAGCAGCAGGAGTTGATTCAGAAATCGCTCGAGCAGCTTAATCAGGAAGCAAAAGAGACAGGTAAATCAAAAGGGCTCACCTCAAACCTGGATGATCTGGTGCGTAAAATGGAAGAAGTAATTACCGATATGCGTACCGGTTATGCTGATGATGAGTTAATTCAAAAGCAGGAAAGAATACTTTCAAAACTGCTTGATGCCCAGCGCTCAGCAAATGAAAGAGATTATGAAAAGGAACGGGAGTCGTTCACCGGAACAAATGTAAGACGGGAGTCCCCTGCCGATCTGATGAAAAATCCCTCAGACCGCAACAGTTTCTTCCAGGAAGAGCTGAACCGCCTCAGCAAAGAAGGATACTCACGGGACTATGAAGAGCTCATCCGCAAATACTATGAACTGCTGCGAAAATCAAACTGAACCGTCTGCACATTAGGTGTTTTAAAACTCTGCGAAACTTAGCGTCAAACTTCGTTTTCCGCCGCGGCGGATTGCGTCGAAAAGAAGGGGGCTACAAAGTCTTAAAACAAAAAAGCCCCGGCTGCAAACCAGGGCTTTCTTTTAGTTAAAAGTTAAGAGTGAAAAGTGAAAATTCACAATTTACCATTCACAATTCACAATTATTTTAGGAGTGTCATCTTCCTCGTAATACTCTGCCCCTTACCATAACTCAGTTTATAAATATATACTCCGCTTGCGTGGCTGGTGCCGTCAAAGGGAACGGTATATCTGCCTGCTGAGTAGCTGCCAGTGGCAAGTGTTGCAATCTCTTTGCCGAGGATGTCATATACTTTTAAGGTAATATCACTCTGCTCTGGGAGCGCAAATTCAATCTCCGTTATCGGGTTGAAGGGGTTGGGGTAGTTTTGATTCAGTGAGTAATCAATCTGATCAAGTGTTTCATCATTTTTTAATGAAGTTAAAATTGTATCTCCGTTTTCATCTACCAACAGATAACTTATGTAATAACGAAACACACCGTCATAATTTGCCTGGAAAACCATCTTACGCCTGTCTTTGGTCAGATAAGGGTACTTTTCTCTGCGCCCCTGGTACTCCCCAAGGGTATATAAACTATCTGATATTTTTGAAATGTTTAATTTATACCTCTGTACTCCTACATACGATGTATCCTCAAAATAATCTACATAAAGATCAGCATTTGTCGTCCCCATTGTACAATATAACCTCAATGTTGTACTATCCAACCACAGTCCATCTGAAAACAAATAACTATTTCCTTCATACGGAAAGTATTTCGGATACCAGAGCCCATCACGCAGCCGGGCAAGTTTGGTTTTCTCTTCTCCGACAACAAACATCGTAGTATCATCAGGAAAATTCATGCAGTACCAGCGGGAGGTTACATTAAATCCGTTATCATAGAACATTTCCGGTACGCCCCACTCCTTTGTTTCTTCATTGTATCTGCATTTATACATCCGGAAGCTCTGCATATCTGTAAAATACAAAGTCTTTCGGTCGGGTGTTAACACAGCATTTCTAGGTGAAAAACCTGGTATTACGTATAGGGGGCTAAATAAAAAGGGACCCTTCCAGTGACCAAGTGAATCCTTATACATAAACTTCACATTAGGGTCGCAATACACTAAGGTATCACCGCTATGAGTTAAACTAAAAAACGAATATCCAACAGACAAACTGTCAGGCAGAAGTTTTTCCGGCTTGCTCCATATCTCCGGCGCATCAGGAAAAACAAATTGTGCCTGACAACTGAAAGTAACAAGTAACCAGAGGATTCCGGCATACCGGAATCCTCTGATAAATAATACATTAAAATTACTTCGCTTCATAAATGCACTCCTGTAAGTGACGATTTATTTTTTACAATTGTGAGCAATTTAAATTTATTCATACTTACTTCAGCAAATTCATTTTTTTAACCATAAAGTAATTACCTGCTTTAAGTTCATAAAAATAAATACCAGAAGCATATCCTGAGCCGTCAAAATTAACTGTATAACTCCCGGCAGACTGATCACCGTTTTGAAGTTTATCGTTGTACTTTCTCTCGGATATTATGCCTGTAAAATAGCAAATTCACCGAAAATAAAAATTGCGAAAAGCAGGACCAGAGATTTCATAGGAGCTCCACTAGTTTTGTTGTTGAATGATATTTGGGGAATAAACGAACAATAGACGGGGATTTATGATATTTTCCCCATATTTGAGCAATATTTGAAGTAGAGGCAATTTCCGACTGCCCGTACGGGCTTGCGGGTTCTGAGCAGGAGTATGTGGAGAAGGCAATAAGCGAGAGTGCCGCCCAAGAGAGTAGTTTGTAAAAGCACCTATTTTTAGTAGCCATTCGTCCACACCAGTTTATTTGAACAAGTAAAATCAAATACGAACGGGACAGCTTAAATCAAAAATATTGACTAAAACTGTTTCAGAAAACAAAAACAACAGAAATCAATCTAAAAAGCAGGATTGTAATCGGAGAAAATCTTTCCCTGAAGTACCCAGAATTTACTTCCCAAATGTTCTCTCACCCGGGGAGTTAATTAATTTCTTTAAGAACTCAGGTAAAAATAGCAAAAAAATTGTGAATTATGAAATTTGAATTATGAATTGATATAAAAATTCCGTAGAAACAATGCAATCACTAAACGGGATTTTTATAAACACGGATTTCATGTTAATACATCGTCTCATCGTGTATCGGTGTTTTACCCATATCACACCTACTTTTTACCTCTATGAGACGATGCAAATACAGAAAACTTGTCACGGTGCAATTTCATCCAAGCATTTTCGACTTCTCCACAACAAATTATCTCATTTTTTTGTATAGACGTTACAATCGCCGCCACGGATATATATAAGGATGCAAACCATCACGGCGATTGCAGCGTCTCGAACCCATCCAAGGACATGAAGGACGGCAGGGACATAAACGACAATAGGTTCAAGTTGAGACGATGCATAGCAGTGTCCTCGACTCCGCTCGGACACCGGGTGACAGCATTTGCATCGCCACAAAACAAAACCGATTCTTCCAAACGCAGAGATGCTGCAATCCCTGCTGATTGATCTCCAATAAAAAAAGCCCTCCCTGCGAACCTAATCTTAAAAAATATCCATAAATGTAATATTCCGCAATTCAGCAGATTACCTGACCCCGCTCCCAAATCCGGTACATAAAAGTTATGACATTTTCATATCTTACGGAACTTACACCCTGTTTTTATATGTTTTAAGTTTGTTACAGGATTTATTCAGGAGTGTTGCCCGCAGTTACGGCTGTGGCGGTTCGGCCTGAATTACTGCAGTATTTCCGGATACTATTGGCAATTTCCGCATTTTCATCAACTAATTTCACGTATTGAATGGCTTGGTTTTTTATAATCTTTTTTACATCCTTTGCTCTCACTAACCTTTACCTGTTAAGGAGGGTATGGCAGGGACTTGCTGCAGCACCCAAAGCGCTGCGGATTTTAGTGATTGTGATTATGTTCCTTTCCGCGGTTTCTTATGTGGCAGCCCGTGCCCTGCTTTCCGGGGTTGACAGCGGTCTCTATACCGTTGTGCTCTGGATGGGTTCTATCTGGTTTGCTTTCATGCATTACAGCATTCTTTTTGTGCTGCTCGGCGAACTTTTACGGCTTGTGATGAGAAAAAGGATAGCAGACCTTAAAAAAATTCCCCTTGCTTATGAAAAGATAAAACTCCGGTTTACTCTCCTCTCACTGGTTTTTGTACTGCTTACCGTAAGTTATGGTTACTTCAATGCTCGTGATATACAAGTCCGGGAAATCGAACTTGAAGTTGAAGCCCCGGGCGCTGAACTGGATTCACTTCGCATCGCTTTTTTCGCGGATTCACATCTTACACCGGTTAACAACGGCTCAAAAGCCGGAAAAATTGCCGGGATTATTAACAGCCTGAAACCTGATCTGGTACTTGCTGCCGGTGATATCGTAGATGATCAGATATACCGGCTGCGTTCAAGAAACATTGACCAGCCCCTTAAAAAAATCACATCAACGTACGGCACATTTGTCGCTAACGGAAATCATGAGTATATCGTCGGAGTTGAGGAGGCGGATGAATTTTTAACTGCTGCGGGTTTCAATGTCCTTCGTGATTCCCTCACTACCATTGCCGGCAGTATTACCATTGCAGGAAGAGAGGACAGCGCAATATCGCGATTTACCGATGGCAAAAGGAAAGATGTAAAAGAACTTCTTTCGTCTGATTCTGCAGGGCTTCCTATTATTGTTTTGGATCATCAGCCGTTTGCATTATGGAAAACCGCTCAGGCAGGCGCCGCTATGCAGTTATCCGGGCATACGCATCACGGACAAATATGGCCGTTCAATTTTGTAACGTCCATGATCTATGAAGTCAGCTGGGGTTATAAAAAAATTGAGAATATGCACGTTTATGTCACGTCGGGTGCCGGAACATGGGGCCCGCCGGTGAGAACCGGAAGCAGTTCTGAAATTGTGCTTATAAGACTTTCACTAAAAAAATAAAAAAAATTTTCCGTCTGATAGCAAAATTGTTTGCCAAAAATTAAAAAATACTTATATTTGAATACCTCGTCTTTAGGTTTCTCCCCTGACCTAAGGACCTTAGTATGAGGTAGCCCGGTGTATCCCCCAGCGCCGGGCTTTTTTTTGCCCTAACCGGTTATTTAAGTGTTCCTCTGTCAGTTACGTATTTTTTTTCTCCCACAATTGATTTTTTTTAATTTTTTTTATTTACCCATTGACAGAACTCAAAAAACTCTTATATTTGAACACCTCGTCTTTAGGTTTCTCCCCTGACCTAAGGACCTTAGTAAGAGGCAGCCCGGTGTATCCCCCAGCGCCGGGCTTTTTTTTTTGCCCTGCCTGAAAGATCACCTGAATACTCCGGAACGGTCCGATCTGCGTCAGAGTATTATCTTTTCTATCATAGCCCCTTTTCGTAAGTTTGTGTTAATATATTGTGGAATATTCCCGTCTTTCGGCTTGTATTTCACTCCAAACTAACTAACACACATCAGAAATATTAGGATTACAATGACCAACAATAAAAAATTGCTGGCCTGGGTGGAGGAAATGGCCTCACTCTGTCAGCCCGATTCTGTTTACTGGTGCAACGGAACTGAAGATGAGTTTAATGCTATGGCGGATCTCCTGGTCCGCAAAGGAGCGTTCATCAGACTTAATGAATCAAAGCGCCCCGATAGTTATTTCTGTACCTCAGACCCCTCGGATGTAGCCAGAGTTGAGGACAGAACGTACATCTGTTCAGCAAAAAAAGAAGATGCAGGACCCACTAACAATTGGGAAGACCCTGCAGTGATGAAAGAAACACTCAAAGGTCTTTTCACCGGCTGTATGAAAGGAAGAACCATGTATGTTATTCCCTACAGCATGGGCCCGCTCGGCAGCAATATCTCCCATATCGGAATCGAACTCACCGATTCACCGTACGTTGTGGTAAATATGAATCTGATGACCCGTATGGGGCAGAAGGTTTTAGATGTTTTAGGCGACGGAGAATTTGTAAAAGGAATTCACTCAGTAGGAGTGCCCCTCGCTCCAAATCAGGCCGACGTTCCCTGGCCCTGCAATAAAACAAAATACATCGTACACTTCCCTGAAGAACGTTCAATCATGTCCTTCG of Ignavibacteriales bacterium contains these proteins:
- the hslU gene encoding ATP-dependent protease ATPase subunit HslU; amino-acid sequence: MTSEDFNKQLTPSQIVNELNNYIIGQHEAKRAVAIALRNRWRRQQVSGALREEIMPNNIILIGPTGVGKTEIARRLARLAGAPFIKVEASKYTEVGYVGRDVESMIRDLTEIAVNMVRAEKTEEVKQKAIDMAEERILDILIPPVVINTPAQEQSEDPENPESSVANKKTREWLREKLKRGDMDEKIIEFEITQPAVGMQIMGPLGGDDMGINLQEIMSNMIPKKKKKRKTKIADAREILANEEAQKLIDMDNLHKEAVSRAENSGIVFIDEIDKVAGGNRGGGPDVSREGVQRDLLPIVEGSTVNTKYGPVKTDHILFIASGAFHISKPSDLIPELQGRFPIRVELKSLTEEDFIKILSIPQNALLKQYASLLETEGVNVIFKEDGIAEIAKIAFQVNEQVENIGARRLHTILSTLLDEILFGVPDTLSEKEFEITAELVQKKLSVIVEDRDLSKFIL
- a CDS encoding DUF4159 domain-containing protein; the encoded protein is MISFLLLCAAVYPQGAEFRIGRVKYAGGGDWYNDPSAEVNLLKFIQQNSSIKVKPEYSFVELSSDDIFYYPFLFLTGHGNIVLTETDANRLRKYLESGGFLYVDDDYGLDNAFRRELKKVFPDKPLVELPFSHKIYNIMYPFPYGPPKTHKHDEKPPQGFGILINDRVALFYTVEANPSDGWADPEIHKNPPEKRDEALRFGANLVIYALSQ
- a CDS encoding T9SS type A sorting domain-containing protein, producing the protein MYFTDMQSFRMYKCRYNEETKEWGVPEMFYDNGFNVTSRWYCMNFPDDTTMFVVGEEKTKLARLRDGLWYPKYFPYEGNSYLFSDGLWLDSTTLRLYCTMGTTNADLYVDYFEDTSYVGVQRYKLNISKISDSLYTLGEYQGRREKYPYLTKDRRKMVFQANYDGVFRYYISYLLVDENGDTILTSLKNDETLDQIDYSLNQNYPNPFNPITEIEFALPEQSDITLKVYDILGKEIATLATGSYSAGRYTVPFDGTSHASGVYIYKLSYGKGQSITRKMTLLK
- a CDS encoding metallophosphoesterase encodes the protein MAWFFIIFFTSFALTNLYLLRRVWQGLAAAPKALRILVIVIMFLSAVSYVAARALLSGVDSGLYTVVLWMGSIWFAFMHYSILFVLLGELLRLVMRKRIADLKKIPLAYEKIKLRFTLLSLVFVLLTVSYGYFNARDIQVREIELEVEAPGAELDSLRIAFFADSHLTPVNNGSKAGKIAGIINSLKPDLVLAAGDIVDDQIYRLRSRNIDQPLKKITSTYGTFVANGNHEYIVGVEEADEFLTAAGFNVLRDSLTTIAGSITIAGREDSAISRFTDGKRKDVKELLSSDSAGLPIIVLDHQPFALWKTAQAGAAMQLSGHTHHGQIWPFNFVTSMIYEVSWGYKKIENMHVYVTSGAGTWGPPVRTGSSSEIVLIRLSLKK